The window TTGCCATCATAACAACGGTGGATTTTCTGGTTGCAAACGGTATTGATTTCAAGTCATTCGGCGTGACCTGTGAAAGTGAGCTTTTCGGAAAACGTGGTCAACCATTGGAACCCTCCCCACGGTATAATTATCTCTAGCAGAACAATACTATCACCGGTGCTCATTGGAACTGTTATCTTTATTCTGCTATCACCAATTGTCAATCTCACCTTAAATTGGTACTGGTTTAAAGCATCGACTTGAATTTCAGCCTCAGGTGTATTTTGATCCAGAAGGCTGGTCAGAAAGCGTGTCTCGGAATTCGTAACCACAGATGGTAACTCGGTGTCCTTATTCTTCGTGCCCTTCATCGAATGTTTACTAGATTTTGGCCGGGTATTAGGCAGCGCTTCAATCGACTTTTTTCCGACGTTTCGAATTAACAGCACTGCAGATTCAGACTTGCTCGTTTCCAGCTCATCGGTAGGGTTGagatttttaaagtttttttcatcggTCGATCCGTTGTAGATTACGAAACTTTTATCGTCGTGCTTTTTTACGGTTACACTTCTGCCTGCGTCTTCGATATTCTCATTTCTCAAGACGTCAGTTAATGATGTTTTCCTACTTGTCATCTGACGGCCATCAGCCACACTCGTTTCAGCGTCGATGTTGGAGGCGACGGAGTCGGCTTGAGAGCTTCGTTTTTTGAACAATCTTTTCACACTTCTCGAGAACACGCTATCAGTCTTGGTAACGCCGTTTTCTTTCGACGTCTTCTTAGAACCATCGACTGCCAATCTCGATGAATCTACCCTCAACTCATCTTGGTTCTTTTCATCCATCCGTCGCTTTGAAGACTTCGATTCCAGTTCTTTTCCAGTTTCAATTCGCTTTCTGATATAGCTCTTCGCTACGGACAACAggctacttttttttacgcgACTCGATTGTTGACCTACTTGTTGCTCGGTCTCAACTGTATTGTTCGAATCCGTTTGCCTTACATGTGATATCACAACCTCGGCCAGatcttgtacaatttcaaCATTGTTCACCGTAATGTTAGCCTGATCAGATATTATTAAAACATCATTCGATCCGCATTCGTAACTTTCCGTTTCCTGATTACATCTTAATTCACTTCGACTTGTCGCTAGGTTATTGACAATCAGCACTTCGCTGTGAGTTACGGGACTTTCAGGATTGCTGACACCTTCTGGTTCGCAACTTTTCACTTCAGACTTCGACACCTGCTTCTTACTTTGTCGTCGACTCTTTCGCTCGTTAGTATCAGCCTTGTCGTCCTTTCGCATCGAAGTCTTGGATTTCTGCTTGGCTTTGTCACTCGGCAAAGCTTCGAAAGAATCCCTACCTTCTTGGTACTTTACGGCACCAGTTTTTCGACACTCCAAGGAATCCCGCTTGGCTTCATGATCAATTTTACCGACGCAATGATCTTCCATCTCCGCGTGATCCTGTCTGCTTTTCACCGATGCTCTGGATAAGAGTTTACGTATCGTCGCAAAACTTTTCCCCGAAGATCTCTTGGGACGTTCCTCTACGTTGTCGTCCTCCTTACATGTATCGTCGTGTTCGTTCGATATGTATTTAGCACTCTCCACCATCGGGGCATATGAGACAATTGTGCCTTTGATTACGTGGATCTTTTCCAAAGGCTTCCTCATCTCCTCGTTGTCCCTCAACGAATATTTCTTCGTTAAATCATCAACTTCGAATCTCTTGCTATTGGAAGATACTCGATTTACCTCAGTCGAAGCAGCTAGCAAAAATTGACTGCCTAATTTTTCCGTACTGATAATTACGTCGTATGATGGTTCAGTCGCGTGTTGGGGCTCCAGAATTTGGTAGGAACGTTTCTTAACGACTGATGGTTGTTTGTAGTCGTTATGCTTTTCCGATCCAGGAACAGAGTCGAATGATTTTACAGCCACAAGCTCCTCTTTGTCATCGTCAGCTACGTCCGACTTACCGATTTGACGGTCATTTTTTTCCGCATTCGAATGGCTTGACAATGACAATGGTATTTTCGTAACTTCAAAATGGTCTTCCAGAATCATCTGCGAGTTACCCGTAATCATAGACAGACTGGTACCGGTTCTTTTTTTGGAAGTACTGCTAAAAATCCGAGACAACGAATtggcgaatttttttatatttccatCGATCTTTTCCTCATTATTTTCAACGGCATTATCTAGCATCCCGTGTTTTGCCCTCACATCTTTACTATTTTGCagcaattttttctccttggTTTTTTTGGTAACGGTATTTGATTCGGGAATTAATATGGCATTTGTATCGTTCGGTTTTTGCTTCTCTTGCGTTTTGTTTAGGAATGATTTTGACTTTTCAATTTCCTGTTTTACGGAGTCATTTTTAACGTCGTTCTTATTCATCGACGCGCTTTTCGGTGGCCCTTGGTCATCCTCGTTCTTCAGTATCGATTTTCTTGGGGACTTAAATAAGGATTTCAGGCTTTTTCTTAAAATCATGGTATCGTCATTGACAACGGCTGAGTTCGCATTTTCTGCTACAGATTCCACACTGTTTGCAGCAGACTTAGCTGATATCGATCCTAATAGCGAGTTTTTCTTAGACGTCTTCTTGGGTTCTTCTTTACTTGTTGGTAATTTTATGGATTCTTCGGAATGTTTCGCTGCCCTATAAACTCCAGCGTCTTCAGTTACGTCACTGGTGTGTTTTTGCATGAAATCGTTTGGGAAAATTGTTGCTTGATACGACTTCTGACTAACTTTTTCAATCACCAATGGACTATTTTCGTTACCCAATAGCTTGTGGCCGGCTGGCTGTCTCGAGTTTTTCGCTTGTTTTCTATTGTCTTCTAAGGACTTGGTACTTTGTATCGTTGGAATTTCTACAGCATTCTGTTCCGAAACATGAACATTTTGTTCATGATCAGTTTCGATTTCAGAGGCTGCGGGTTCCAGCCCACTGGGCTTCAATGAAAGCAGGGATTTTTCAACGTTGttaaagatttttgaatttttattaccggAATCAAAACCTTTTGGAGGCTGTGATTTGTTTGATGATTTGAATATAGATTTCACGTTCAATAACAGCCCGtgcttttctttattttctgttGTCAAATTATCTGACTGCTCTTCGCTCTTTacattttttggtgaaattaaatttggtTGTAATTTAACGCCAATTGAACTTTCTCCTTGTAGCTGATCCTGGATCGATGGTTCAACCAGATACGTTGCGGCCACAAAGTTTGGGCTCTTGAAAATAACTGCTGGAGTGTTTCGAATAGTTGATTCAATCGGTTCCGGTGCTTTCGCCAAGATGTGTTCATCGCTGGTTTCATGTTCTTCGTTTTTCCGATGTTCCTTTTTTAATTCCTTCTTCACTGATCCTTTGCTTctctttgtcaatttttcttcactcttGAGACGATTCGCGGAATCTTTAGATTCTGGgaattcacaatcattttctGATTTCTTCAACGTCTCTTTGCTAGATGTTCTGAGATGCATCATTTGACGAAGtcttgaaaatgattttttcactttggGGGAAAAAGTGTTTATATTTCCCGATCGACCCAACGTGCAGGATTCTGAATCCTCTGAATATTTCACTTCGAGTTCAAGATTTGGAACggactttttttcatttcttcctaAACCGCATCCACGTCTTTCACTCTGCAGATTCTTGCCACCATCAAGTATCGAATGTGAATTAGTTATCTCACGTGGCGAAGAAATACTCCGTTTATTGTTAGTTTCACTGTCCGTCACTACTGAATATAATTCGATCACATTCCTTGGTATAACATCAGCCGATCGTTTTGACACAACAGCAAATGTTTCTTCAAACATATTTTCGACGTCTGTTGATATTATTGGATCCACTAGTAGATTTTTAGAGTTTATTGATTTCTCATCGTACTGTACATCGCCATCTatcaatgaaatattttcacccatATATTCTTGGCTGATCAAAAGATTTTCTTTGCTCAGTGGTGACAAGTTACTCGATTTCAAAGCGAGCGACTGCAAAGGTTTACTCGATTTTTCGTTATCATTTCCATTCTCGAAGTCGGTTGAATGTTTCGAAGCGAATTCTACGTCCATATCTGTCTGCGATTctgtatcaatttttaacattgcTTTGCTTCTTTTTGCAGAAGCTTTCGAGCGTTTTCGTTTAGATTGCAAACTTCGTTTCAAGCTTTTGGATAGACTGCTCGGTTCCTTGGCGTCTACAGATGCTTGAATGTCAGGTCCGACTGATGTCTGGTCGTTTGTCGTTACCGAGGTTGTAAATAACTGCAGTGATGCTAAGTTATTCTCTGTTTTATTCTGAAATTTGCCagttttaaatttgaaaagtagCTTCGGCTTTGTATCCTCGGTATTGGCCCGAACATCCTTAGGCTCTTCTCTATCTTCGATTACACCACCACCTGTCGGAGACGATTTTGAAACCACATTgagcatgaatttttttcgcttcaTAGGTTCTCTCACATTGGAACTCTTTCGTGAAACATCCACGCGATTATCTGTGACATTCGCCTCAGTTTCATTATCGCTGAGAAGTTTCTCGCCTTCTTTTACGtcagttttagatttttcactACGCAGCGACCAGCGTGAATCATTCGCTTTGATGTTCATCGCGTCAATTTCTTTGTTCGTTTCCTGCTGCTGTGACGCTTCTGCGGCAATTGACGATTGTCCTGTGCTAGGAAGGTTTGGTTTTAATATGTCCTCAGTGGCAATGGGATATGCCTGAGTTTGAATACGTTTCAAATAACTTTCGAGTCCcatttcgttaatttttaattcttcgGTCAATTTCTGCTCAATTTTATTAACATCCGTGTCCACTGAATAGGAATTTCGAAGTTCACTGTCGTTACCAGATATTGGCAAAGTTTCCACAGGCTTATTTAGATTCAGACTTATTACCTTGTTGTCATCCGTTTCCAACAATGTTGCCGATGATTTACCACCTTCCTGCAGGGAAACTTTTGACGAAGTTTTTTTCAGAGAGGGATCGTTTCCCGATTGCTTGTCGTCGTTGCTGTCCATTCTCGACAATTTCTTTGATAATATACTCCCTGTTAGGGAAACTTTCTCCGAAGTTTTTTTCCAAGATTGATCGTTCGTCAGACCACTCTTTTTCTTCCCAAGTGTGAGCTCCGTATTCGGTTTATTACTGCCCAGTGTAGACACTCTATTCAGAGATTTGGTCTTCGATATTTCCTTACTATCTATTTTTCGAGTCACATTTTCATCTAACTTTACGTTTAGCGTTGAATTTCTTTTACCATCTCCTAAATCATTAAGAGAGTTAGTTCTTGGAACACTCGAACTTTGCGTGCCAACCAGAAGTTCACTACCAATTTTTGGTACTGCACTGTTCTCCTGCTCTGCTGTTGCATTTTgttcagttttattttctttggaGACAGTATTTTTCTTCGACCTGACAATTCTTGAGAATAAAGACGGTTTTTTCGCAGAGAATTCCATAATTTCTTTACattctatttctttctctattCCAGGTGAGTGATTGGCAAATTCACCTGGCAAAGAGACGCTTTTTTCTACTTTAGACTCGCTCTCTTCAGCTAACATATAACTTGATTTCAATCGCGAATCGTTACTGTAATTATCTGAAGCATGATCATCGTTACTTTCGGTCACATTTTCTATGACTTGTCCATCTTCCAGATCCACTTGCATTGCGTTTACTTCGTTATAAGATTTAATCATTTGAATCGATTCCAAGTTTTTCacgacatttttattcctattcacatatttttgcatgggaaaaataattggaaGCTTTAGagcgttttcgtttttcacatTGGCGGCgattaaactttttttgaaaaaattcatgccCAATCGATCAACTCTTTCCGTCCTTTCTATTACTTCAACATCACGTGGACTTTGAATAGTCGACGGTGTCTTGGAGGAAAGTATAATTTCGTCATTTCTAAGTTTCTCAGCACTGAGATTAGCACTTGTCCTtccgttttcaaaatttctttcttcaccAGATTGATCCAGCTCCGCTGTTACTGTATCGAGTGCAAGAATTGACGAGGactgtaattttaaattttccaacgACTGAACCGATTGTGAATTTTCCGCCACGTGCGATTCCTCAACCGTACTTTTATCCCTAGTGCGCTTTTTACTAGTGGATAAGAAGTCTTTCACAAATTTCGGtaaatgattaattttcttcttgtcATCGTTCATATTTTTACCGATATCTGTAGTCGGAATGACAACAATATCACTGCTAATGTTTGTATTCTCACGACTTGCTTTGCCTGTGGCACTTCTTTTCCGAGACACCTTTTCCACCACGTCCAGCTCGTATAAATCATTCGTGCCTTCTCGCCTTTTGTTGCAGCTATCGTTCAAATTATCCTTCGACGAGGAATTTGAAACCTCCAATTTTCTATGCTTACTCCTTCCTACATTCTCTATTGTCGATTGCTCTTCTTTCAACTTTATCTCGATATTGACGTTCAAGACCGAGGGTTTCGTTAGCGATGATTTTTCATCCAAGTATTCGACGCTGTCTATTCGTTTCTCGTTCCTCTCACTACCACTCGGTGACGCTGACAAATTATCGACGCTGCTTTCCACCGCGACGTACTTATCGCGACTACGTTTCGACGATTTTGATTCAGATCGGACAGGCATCTCCTTCCTTTTATCATTCTTAACATCATCTCTCGCATGCTCGGAATCATTTTCATCCAAGAGAAGAAGCGTGTTTGAATTCTCGACGATGTCGTCTGACGTCTTATTACTCATCGTCTTCAGATTTTCTAAGcgatcacaattttttaccgacaagCTGTTCGAACTATCTTTCGCAGCTTCTGCGT is drawn from Neodiprion fabricii isolate iyNeoFabr1 chromosome 3, iyNeoFabr1.1, whole genome shotgun sequence and contains these coding sequences:
- the LOC124178320 gene encoding microtubule-associated protein futsch-like gives rise to the protein MIDEQNGEENSNRNNNNRDDESLTDRIPSRNSQPAVSIGASKNLNPESQYQNHDIENHQISLSNIHYSTPENTETKDVRDIVQSITKAVFHVIDDNFDRLNNRSSNTLGMRVKDSLILKVQQANRKEIPFDGIKTSLVCRLVVNDDQACFLPYIDVESPAPSSASENLSTKQKKSVSLDEDVRVFDGVENDFFAPEEVSLVTEVVEIENDGTESKNTVQNVEENNDFIFEKNFKSSEKNRSDIGVESSHRIEDDEFRKQEEINLRNVDTQEILTPKTTSNSDENQFSRTREETKSKKLIFQDDKTKDKVTERENVDVSQSSSQLEFFSYLLVNTRNSRSASDQSDEGQKDLSKNGNVKMNNRSKPLNGHCDAYRAGTNEELECLKPTNEQKQKGLFRKSPKENQPGNAEAAKDSSNSLSVKNCDRLENLKTMSNKTSDDIVENSNTLLLLDENDSEHARDDVKNDKRKEMPVRSESKSSKRSRDKYVAVESSVDNLSASPSGSERNEKRIDSVEYLDEKSSLTKPSVLNVNIEIKLKEEQSTIENVGRSKHRKLEVSNSSSKDNLNDSCNKRREGTNDLYELDVVEKVSRKRSATGKASRENTNISSDIVVIPTTDIGKNMNDDKKKINHLPKFVKDFLSTSKKRTRDKSTVEESHVAENSQSVQSLENLKLQSSSILALDTVTAELDQSGEERNFENGRTSANLSAEKLRNDEIILSSKTPSTIQSPRDVEVIERTERVDRLVNAMQVDLEDGQVIENVTESNDDHASDNYSNDSRLKSSYMLAEESESKVEKSVSLPGEFANHSPGIEKEIECKEIMEFSAKKPSLFSRIVRSKKNTVSKENKTEQNATAEQENSAVPKIGSELLVGTQSSSVPRTNSLNDLGDGKRNSTLNVKLDENVTRKIDSKEISKTKSLNRVSTLGSNKPNTELTLGKKKSGLTNDQSWKKTSEKVSLTGSILSKKLSRMDSNDDKQSGNDPSLKKTSSKVSLQEGGKSSATLLETDDNKVISLNLNKPVETLPISGNDSELRNSYSVDTDVNKIEQKLTEELKINEMGLESYLKRIQTQAYPIATEDILKPNLPSTGQSSIAAEASQQQETNKEIDAMNIKANDSRWSLRSEKSKTDVKEGEKLLSDNETEANVTDNRVDVSRKSSNVREPMKRKKFMLNVVSKSSPTGGGVIEDREEPKDVRANTEDTKPKLLFKFKTGKFQNKTENNLASLQLFTTSVTTNDQTSVGPDIQASVDAKEPSSLSKSLKRSLQSKRKRSKASAKRSKAMLKIDTESQTDMDVEFASKHSTDFENGNDNEKSSKPLQSLALKSSNLSPLSKENLLISQEYMGENISLIDGDVQYDEKSINSKNLLVDPIISTDVENMFEETFAVVSKRSADVIPRNVIELYSVVTDSETNNKRSISSPREITNSHSILDGGKNLQSERRGCGLGRNEKKSVPNLELEVKYSEDSESCTLGRSGNINTFSPKVKKSFSRLRQMMHLRTSSKETLKKSENDCEFPESKDSANRLKSEEKLTKRSKGSVKKELKKEHRKNEEHETSDEHILAKAPEPIESTIRNTPAVIFKSPNFVAATYLVEPSIQDQLQGESSIGVKLQPNLISPKNVKSEEQSDNLTTENKEKHGLLLNVKSIFKSSNKSQPPKGFDSGNKNSKIFNNVEKSLLSLKPSGLEPAASEIETDHEQNVHVSEQNAVEIPTIQSTKSLEDNRKQAKNSRQPAGHKLLGNENSPLVIEKVSQKSYQATIFPNDFMQKHTSDVTEDAGVYRAAKHSEESIKLPTSKEEPKKTSKKNSLLGSISAKSAANSVESVAENANSAVVNDDTMILRKSLKSLFKSPRKSILKNEDDQGPPKSASMNKNDVKNDSVKQEIEKSKSFLNKTQEKQKPNDTNAILIPESNTVTKKTKEKKLLQNSKDVRAKHGMLDNAVENNEEKIDGNIKKFANSLSRIFSSTSKKRTGTSLSMITGNSQMILEDHFEVTKIPLSLSSHSNAEKNDRQIGKSDVADDDKEELVAVKSFDSVPGSEKHNDYKQPSVVKKRSYQILEPQHATEPSYDVIISTEKLGSQFLLAASTEVNRVSSNSKRFEVDDLTKKYSLRDNEEMRKPLEKIHVIKGTIVSYAPMVESAKYISNEHDDTCKEDDNVEERPKRSSGKSFATIRKLLSRASVKSRQDHAEMEDHCVGKIDHEAKRDSLECRKTGAVKYQEGRDSFEALPSDKAKQKSKTSMRKDDKADTNERKSRRQSKKQVSKSEVKSCEPEGVSNPESPVTHSEVLIVNNLATSRSELRCNQETESYECGSNDVLIISDQANITVNNVEIVQDLAEVVISHVRQTDSNNTVETEQQVGQQSSRVKKSSLLSVAKSYIRKRIETGKELESKSSKRRMDEKNQDELRVDSSRLAVDGSKKTSKENGVTKTDSVFSRSVKRLFKKRSSQADSVASNIDAETSVADGRQMTSRKTSLTDVLRNENIEDAGRSVTVKKHDDKSFVIYNGSTDEKNFKNLNPTDELETSKSESAVLLIRNVGKKSIEALPNTRPKSSKHSMKGTKNKDTELPSVVTNSETRFLTSLLDQNTPEAEIQVDALNQYQFKVTPNDLKSIPFATRKSTVVMMATPVPPRKESQVEDSSSSQDAESSSSPTVFYYLLGPTLDEALMDVRIVFQNLIDKITGRGN